Proteins encoded in a region of the Leifsonia sp. PS1209 genome:
- the metK gene encoding methionine adenosyltransferase has product MADLRLFTSESVTEGHPDKICDQISDSILDALLTVDPHSRVAVETLVTTGLVHVAGEVTTKGYVEIPALVRAKLVEIGYDSSDVSFDGTQCGVSVSIGAQSPDIAQGVDDALETRAEQSNDDLDRQGAGDQGIMFGYATTETPQYMPLPIWLAHRLSERLATVRKDGTLDYLRPDGKTQVTIGYEGIVPKSVQTVVLSTQHAPSVSNEQLQAEVIEEIIAPVLHEAGLESAHVRTLINPTGRFEIGGPKGDAGLTGRKIIVDTYGGASRHGGGAFSGKDPSKVDRSAAYAMRWAAKNAVAAGFADRLELQIAYAIGKAAPVGLYVETFGTGHVPEDRIISAIREVFDLRPAAIIRDLDLLRPIYAKTATYGHFGRELPDFTWERLDRVDDLRSAAGL; this is encoded by the coding sequence ATGGCAGATCTGCGCCTCTTCACGTCCGAATCGGTCACGGAAGGCCACCCGGACAAGATCTGTGACCAGATCTCCGACAGCATCCTGGATGCGCTCCTCACGGTCGACCCGCACAGCCGCGTCGCCGTCGAGACCCTGGTGACCACCGGCCTCGTGCACGTCGCCGGCGAGGTGACCACCAAGGGCTACGTGGAGATCCCCGCCCTGGTGCGCGCCAAGCTCGTGGAGATCGGCTACGACTCCTCCGACGTGAGCTTCGACGGCACCCAGTGCGGCGTGTCCGTGTCGATCGGCGCGCAGTCTCCCGATATCGCCCAGGGTGTCGACGACGCGCTGGAGACGCGCGCGGAGCAGAGCAACGACGACCTCGACCGGCAGGGCGCGGGCGACCAGGGCATCATGTTCGGCTACGCCACCACGGAGACGCCGCAGTACATGCCGCTGCCGATCTGGCTCGCGCACCGCCTCTCCGAGCGTCTCGCGACCGTGCGCAAGGACGGAACGCTCGACTACCTGCGGCCGGACGGCAAGACCCAGGTGACCATCGGCTACGAGGGCATCGTCCCGAAGTCGGTGCAGACCGTCGTGCTCTCCACCCAGCACGCGCCGAGCGTGTCCAACGAGCAGCTGCAGGCCGAGGTGATCGAGGAGATCATCGCCCCCGTGCTGCACGAGGCCGGGCTGGAGTCCGCGCACGTGCGCACCCTCATCAACCCGACCGGCCGGTTCGAGATCGGCGGCCCGAAGGGCGACGCGGGGCTCACCGGCCGCAAGATCATCGTCGACACCTACGGCGGCGCGAGCCGTCACGGCGGAGGCGCGTTCTCCGGCAAGGACCCGTCGAAGGTCGACCGCTCCGCGGCGTACGCCATGCGCTGGGCGGCGAAGAACGCGGTCGCCGCCGGTTTCGCCGACCGGCTCGAACTGCAGATCGCCTACGCGATCGGCAAGGCGGCGCCCGTCGGGCTTTACGTCGAGACGTTCGGCACCGGCCACGTGCCGGAGGACCGCATCATCTCCGCGATCCGCGAGGTGTTCGACCTGCGCCCGGCCGCGATCATCCGCGACCTCGACCTGCTGCGCCCGATCTACGCGAAGACCGCGACGTACGGCCACTTCGGCCGTGAGCTGCCGGACTTCACCTGGGAGCGTCTGGACCGCGTCGACGACCTCCGGTCGGCCGCAGGCCTCTGA
- a CDS encoding bifunctional phosphopantothenoylcysteine decarboxylase/phosphopantothenate synthase — MTIVVGVTGGIAAYKAVGVIRSLVLEGHSVHVVATEAALRFVGRPTLEAISRNPVATDLYEGVAEVRHVAIGQSADLIVIAPATANTIAKLAAGLADDLLGNTVLASTAPLVIAPAMHTEMWRNAATVANIATLRSRGVTVVGPASGQLTGADSGPGRMEEPSVIVREALAAVGAHPERAAAGDAAQAAVDASAPATEAPTAPATPVAASASGADIVVLSERRRANEAARRPRGGDDLAGKRVVVTAGGTREPLDPVRFLGNRSSGRQGVAVASAALARGAEVVLIAAHLEVEPPEGVELIEVQTALELQEAATEAARAADIVVMTAAVADYRPAEVRDTKIKKAVAGETLTLELVANPDILAGLSAARRDGQVIVGFAAETEPDPSALIELGRSKLASKGSDFLVINQVGWSQGFATDSNEVVVLRRGGDIVMEASGTKLSVADRILDVIA, encoded by the coding sequence TTGACCATCGTCGTCGGGGTCACCGGCGGCATCGCCGCGTACAAGGCCGTCGGCGTGATCCGTTCGCTGGTGCTCGAAGGGCACTCGGTGCACGTGGTCGCCACCGAGGCGGCCCTGCGCTTCGTCGGACGCCCGACGCTGGAGGCGATCAGCCGCAACCCGGTGGCGACCGACCTCTACGAGGGCGTCGCCGAGGTGCGGCACGTCGCCATCGGCCAGTCGGCCGACCTGATCGTCATCGCTCCCGCAACGGCCAACACCATCGCCAAGCTCGCGGCGGGTCTCGCCGACGACCTGCTCGGCAACACCGTGCTCGCGAGCACGGCCCCACTCGTCATCGCCCCCGCGATGCACACGGAGATGTGGCGCAACGCCGCCACCGTCGCCAACATCGCCACCCTGCGCTCGCGCGGCGTGACCGTCGTCGGACCGGCGAGCGGTCAGCTCACCGGAGCAGACTCCGGCCCCGGCCGGATGGAGGAGCCCTCCGTGATCGTGCGGGAGGCGCTGGCCGCGGTCGGCGCGCATCCCGAGCGTGCAGCGGCAGGGGATGCAGCGCAGGCAGCAGTGGATGCGTCGGCGCCCGCCACCGAGGCCCCGACAGCCCCCGCTACTCCCGTCGCGGCGTCCGCCTCCGGCGCGGACATCGTCGTGCTCTCCGAGCGCCGCAGGGCCAACGAGGCCGCGCGCCGCCCGCGCGGAGGAGACGACCTCGCCGGAAAGCGCGTCGTCGTCACCGCCGGGGGCACGCGCGAGCCGCTCGACCCCGTGCGCTTCCTCGGCAACCGGTCGAGCGGGCGCCAGGGCGTCGCCGTCGCCAGCGCGGCGCTCGCCCGCGGAGCGGAGGTCGTGCTGATCGCCGCCCACCTCGAGGTCGAGCCGCCGGAGGGCGTGGAGCTGATCGAGGTGCAGACGGCACTCGAACTGCAGGAGGCCGCGACCGAGGCAGCGCGCGCCGCCGACATCGTCGTGATGACCGCCGCCGTCGCCGACTACCGGCCGGCCGAGGTCCGCGACACCAAGATCAAGAAGGCGGTCGCGGGGGAGACCCTCACGCTCGAACTGGTCGCCAACCCGGACATCCTGGCCGGTCTCTCGGCTGCACGGCGCGACGGTCAGGTCATCGTCGGCTTCGCGGCGGAGACGGAGCCCGACCCGTCGGCGCTGATCGAACTCGGCCGCAGCAAGCTCGCGTCGAAGGGCAGCGACTTCCTGGTGATCAATCAGGTGGGCTGGTCGCAGGGCTTCGCAACGGACAGCAATGAAGTCGTGGTCCTCCGCCGGGGCGGGGATATAGTGATGGAGGCCTCGGGGACCAAGTTGTCGGTGGCCGATCGTATTCTCGACGTCATCGCCTGA
- the rpoZ gene encoding DNA-directed RNA polymerase subunit omega has product MALSNKGIIDPPIDDVLAKVESKYALVIFASKRARQINDYYADLHEGSLFDNVGPLVDSSVDDKPLSVALHEINEDKLTIKPIAE; this is encoded by the coding sequence ATGGCACTCAGCAACAAGGGCATCATCGACCCGCCCATCGACGACGTTCTCGCCAAGGTCGAGTCCAAGTACGCTCTGGTCATCTTCGCCTCCAAGCGCGCACGCCAGATCAACGACTACTACGCCGACCTGCACGAGGGCAGCCTGTTCGACAACGTCGGACCGCTGGTCGACTCGTCGGTCGACGACAAGCCGCTGTCCGTCGCGCTGCACGAGATCAACGAGGACAAGCTCACCATCAAGCCGATCGCCGAATAG
- the gmk gene encoding guanylate kinase, which produces MSDQTTAEGTTAAGTATSHRPAPPEVDRAAASQAAVAARRARAAVKAAIAHQEISPLTVLDKATADPEGVEGRLRVTEFLLSVPAIGTTKMQDALRTLAISPAKRLGGLGRHQRLRLRDYLIDREAKAGRLKNHLVVLAGPTAVGKGTVSTYIRENYPDVLLSVSATTRAPRPGEVDGVNYYFVDDAEFDRMIADGELLEYATVHNAYRYGTPRKPIERALDEGKSVLLEIDLQGARSVRKAMPEARLIFLLPPTWEELVRRLIGRGTEEPAEQQRRLETAKVELAAQDEFDHRVVNTDVAEAAREVVDLMKIRAAPSRP; this is translated from the coding sequence ATGTCTGACCAGACGACAGCAGAGGGAACGACAGCGGCGGGCACGGCAACATCCCACCGGCCGGCCCCGCCGGAGGTCGACCGTGCCGCCGCATCGCAGGCCGCCGTCGCCGCCCGCCGGGCACGCGCGGCCGTCAAGGCCGCTATCGCGCACCAGGAGATCTCGCCGCTGACCGTCCTGGACAAGGCGACGGCCGACCCGGAGGGCGTCGAGGGGCGGCTGCGGGTCACCGAGTTCCTGCTCAGTGTGCCCGCGATCGGCACCACCAAGATGCAGGATGCCCTGCGCACGCTCGCGATCTCGCCCGCCAAACGGCTGGGCGGCCTGGGCAGGCACCAGCGCCTGCGCCTCCGCGACTACCTGATCGACCGCGAGGCGAAGGCCGGGCGCCTGAAGAACCACCTCGTGGTGCTGGCAGGACCCACCGCCGTCGGCAAGGGGACGGTCTCGACGTACATCCGCGAGAACTATCCGGATGTGCTGCTCTCGGTCTCCGCGACCACCCGCGCCCCGCGGCCCGGCGAGGTCGACGGCGTCAACTACTACTTCGTCGACGACGCGGAGTTCGACAGGATGATCGCGGACGGCGAGCTCCTCGAATACGCCACGGTGCACAACGCGTACCGTTATGGCACGCCGCGCAAGCCGATCGAGCGCGCGCTGGACGAGGGCAAGAGCGTGCTGCTCGAGATCGACCTGCAGGGCGCGCGCAGCGTGCGGAAGGCGATGCCGGAGGCGCGGCTGATCTTCCTGCTGCCTCCGACCTGGGAAGAACTCGTCCGCAGGCTCATCGGCCGCGGCACGGAGGAACCGGCGGAACAGCAGCGCAGACTCGAGACGGCGAAGGTCGAATTGGCCGCTCAGGACGAGTTCGATCACCGCGTCGTGAACACCGACGTGGCCGAGGCGGCGCGCGAGGTCGTAGACTTGATGAAGATCCGCGCGGCGCCGTCGCGCCCGTAG
- the pyrF gene encoding orotidine-5'-phosphate decarboxylase, translated as MSFGDRLAGVFAASGRLCVGIDPHAHLLESWGLAASASGAREFGLAVVEATKGRAGIVKPQVAFFERYGSAGYAALEEVIGAARSAGLLVIADAKRGDIGTSVTAYAEAWLTPGAPLEADAMTIAAFQGVGSIEEPMRLAEANGKGLFVLAATSNPEAAAIQRAVVQDGRRAGSTVARAIIEDVQSFNQAQTPSAFGSVGLVLGATLDLTGFGIDIAGEPGVNRAPVLAPGFGHQGAKVEDASRLYGSFAGGVIVSESRGLLGAGPSGLADAIARRAEEVRASHV; from the coding sequence GTGAGCTTCGGTGACCGGCTCGCCGGAGTCTTCGCGGCCAGCGGGCGCCTCTGCGTCGGCATCGACCCGCACGCGCACCTGCTGGAGAGCTGGGGCCTTGCGGCCTCGGCCTCCGGCGCGCGCGAGTTCGGGCTCGCGGTGGTCGAGGCGACGAAGGGACGGGCGGGCATCGTCAAGCCGCAGGTCGCGTTCTTCGAGCGCTACGGCTCCGCGGGGTACGCGGCGCTCGAAGAGGTGATCGGGGCCGCCCGCTCGGCCGGGCTGCTGGTGATCGCCGACGCGAAGCGCGGGGACATCGGCACCAGCGTCACGGCGTACGCGGAGGCGTGGCTCACCCCCGGCGCCCCGCTGGAAGCGGACGCGATGACCATCGCGGCGTTCCAGGGCGTCGGGTCGATCGAGGAGCCGATGCGGCTGGCGGAGGCGAACGGCAAGGGCCTGTTCGTGCTCGCCGCGACCTCCAATCCGGAGGCGGCGGCCATCCAGCGCGCGGTCGTCCAGGACGGCCGGCGTGCGGGGAGCACCGTCGCTCGTGCGATCATCGAAGACGTGCAATCGTTCAACCAGGCGCAGACCCCCAGCGCATTCGGGTCCGTCGGGCTCGTGCTCGGCGCGACCCTCGACCTCACCGGCTTCGGCATCGACATCGCGGGGGAGCCCGGCGTCAACCGTGCTCCCGTGCTCGCCCCGGGCTTCGGCCACCAGGGCGCGAAGGTGGAGGACGCGTCCCGGCTGTACGGCTCGTTCGCGGGCGGCGTGATCGTGAGCGAGTCGCGCGGGCTGCTCGGCGCCGGTCCGTCCGGCCTGGCCGACGCCATCGCGCGCCGGGCGGAGGAGGTGCGTGCGAGCCATGTCTGA
- the carB gene encoding carbamoyl-phosphate synthase large subunit, producing the protein MPKRSDINSVLVIGSGPIVIGQACEFDYSGTQACRVLREEGVRVILVNSNPATIMTDPDFADATYVEPITWEVIETIIAKEKPDAILPTLGGQTALNAAIQLHEHGILEKYNVELIGAKFEAIQKGEDRQIFKELVIEAGAEVARSHIAHTVEEAVEFAEDLGYPLVVRPSFTMGGLGSGFAYTEQELRRIVGDGIHQSPTSEVLLEESILGWKEYELELMRDTADNTVVVCSIENVDPVGVHTGDSITVAPALTLTDREYQRMRDIGIDIIRAVGVDTGGCNIQFAVDPANGRIIVIEMNPRVSRSSALASKATGFPIAKIAAKLAIGYRLDEIPNDITKVTPASFEPTLDYVVVKVPRFAFEKFPAADPTLTTTMKSVGEAMAIGRSFSSALQKALRSLEKRGSSFHWGAESRTVEELLTSIQTPTDGRIVDVQQALRLGATPEQVFEATKIDPWFLDQIVLINEVAEQIRTAETLDTDTLRDAKDHGFSDAQIGQLRGFGEADVREIRHILGVRPVYKTVDTCAGEFPALTPYHYSSYDLETEVEPSDRRKVVILGSGPNRIGQGVEFDYSCVHASFALSDAGYETVMINCNPETVSTDYDTSDRLYFEPLTLEDVLEVIHAESQSGELVGVVVQLGGQTALGLAKGLEAAGVPILGTTPEAIDLAEERGLFAEILENAGLLAPRNGTAFDFPGAVQVAEQIGYPVLVRPSYVLGGRGMEIVYDSPSLADYFERVAGQGIVGPAHPLLVDRFLDDAIEIDVDALYDGETLYIGGVMEHIEEAGIHSGDSSCTLPPITLGRREIDRVREATLKIAEGIGVRGLLNVQFAIGAGVLYVLEANPRASRTVPFVSKALGIPLAKAASRIMVGATVAGLIEEGLLPQQDGSIIPMDSPVAVKEAVLPFKRFRTKEGNVVDSVLGPEMRSTGEVMGIDKDFPRAFAKSQSAAYGGMPLGGTAFVSVSDRDKRSIVLPVLRLQELGFSILATEGTAEVLNRNGIAASVVRKFSETENVDAPSIVDLINRNEVDVVINTPSGRSARADGYEIRAAAVAGDKPLFTTIAELSAAVASVDAIREGFDVKSLQQYAIERAARA; encoded by the coding sequence ATGCCGAAGCGTTCCGACATCAATTCCGTCCTGGTCATCGGCTCCGGCCCGATCGTCATCGGGCAGGCCTGTGAGTTCGACTACTCCGGCACCCAGGCGTGCCGCGTGCTCCGCGAGGAGGGCGTGCGCGTCATCCTGGTGAACTCGAACCCGGCGACCATCATGACCGACCCCGACTTCGCCGACGCCACGTACGTGGAGCCGATCACGTGGGAGGTCATCGAGACCATCATCGCCAAGGAGAAGCCGGATGCGATCCTGCCGACCCTGGGCGGCCAGACCGCTCTCAACGCCGCCATCCAGCTGCACGAGCACGGCATCCTGGAGAAGTACAACGTCGAGCTGATCGGCGCCAAGTTCGAGGCCATCCAGAAGGGCGAGGACCGCCAGATCTTCAAGGAGCTGGTGATCGAGGCCGGCGCGGAGGTCGCGCGCTCGCACATCGCGCACACCGTCGAGGAGGCCGTCGAGTTCGCCGAGGACCTCGGCTACCCGCTGGTCGTCCGTCCGTCGTTCACGATGGGCGGCCTCGGGTCCGGCTTCGCGTACACCGAGCAGGAGCTGCGCCGCATCGTCGGCGACGGCATCCACCAGAGCCCGACCAGCGAGGTGCTGCTGGAGGAGTCCATCCTGGGCTGGAAGGAGTACGAGCTCGAGCTGATGCGCGACACCGCGGACAACACGGTGGTCGTCTGCTCGATCGAGAACGTCGACCCCGTCGGCGTGCACACCGGTGACTCGATCACCGTCGCCCCGGCCCTCACGCTGACCGACCGCGAGTACCAGCGGATGCGCGACATCGGCATCGACATCATCCGCGCCGTCGGCGTCGACACCGGCGGCTGCAACATCCAGTTCGCCGTCGACCCGGCGAACGGCCGCATCATCGTCATCGAGATGAACCCGCGCGTCTCCCGCTCGTCGGCGCTCGCGTCGAAGGCGACCGGCTTCCCGATCGCGAAGATCGCCGCGAAGCTCGCCATCGGCTACCGCCTGGACGAGATCCCGAACGACATCACCAAGGTCACCCCGGCGAGCTTCGAGCCGACGCTCGACTACGTGGTCGTGAAGGTGCCGCGGTTCGCGTTCGAGAAGTTCCCCGCCGCCGACCCGACCCTCACCACGACCATGAAGTCGGTCGGAGAGGCGATGGCCATCGGCCGCAGCTTCAGCAGCGCGCTGCAGAAGGCGCTCCGCTCGCTGGAGAAGCGCGGGTCGTCCTTCCACTGGGGTGCGGAGAGCCGCACCGTCGAGGAGCTGCTGACGAGCATCCAGACCCCGACGGACGGCCGGATCGTGGATGTGCAGCAGGCGCTCCGCCTCGGAGCGACGCCCGAGCAGGTGTTCGAGGCCACGAAGATCGACCCGTGGTTCCTCGACCAGATCGTGCTCATCAACGAGGTCGCGGAGCAGATCCGCACCGCGGAGACTCTCGACACCGACACGCTGCGGGATGCGAAGGACCACGGCTTCTCCGACGCGCAGATCGGTCAGCTGCGCGGCTTCGGCGAGGCGGACGTGCGCGAGATCCGCCACATCCTGGGGGTGCGTCCCGTCTACAAGACGGTGGACACCTGCGCGGGCGAGTTCCCGGCCCTCACGCCGTACCACTACTCCAGCTACGACCTGGAGACCGAGGTGGAGCCGAGCGACAGGCGCAAGGTGGTCATCCTGGGCTCCGGCCCGAACCGCATCGGTCAGGGCGTCGAGTTCGACTACTCCTGCGTGCACGCGTCGTTCGCACTGAGCGACGCCGGGTACGAGACGGTCATGATCAACTGCAACCCGGAGACGGTCTCGACCGACTACGACACCAGCGACCGGCTCTACTTCGAGCCGCTCACGCTGGAGGACGTGCTGGAGGTCATCCACGCGGAGAGCCAGAGCGGCGAGCTCGTGGGCGTCGTCGTGCAGCTCGGCGGCCAGACGGCGCTCGGGCTGGCGAAGGGCCTGGAGGCCGCAGGCGTCCCGATCCTCGGCACCACGCCCGAGGCGATCGACCTGGCGGAGGAGCGCGGCCTGTTCGCCGAGATCCTCGAGAACGCCGGACTCCTCGCGCCGCGCAACGGCACCGCGTTCGACTTCCCCGGCGCCGTGCAGGTGGCGGAGCAGATCGGCTACCCGGTGCTCGTGCGCCCGAGCTACGTGCTCGGCGGCCGCGGCATGGAGATCGTCTACGACAGCCCGTCGCTGGCCGACTACTTCGAGCGCGTGGCCGGTCAGGGCATCGTCGGGCCGGCGCATCCACTGCTGGTGGACCGCTTCCTCGACGACGCCATCGAGATCGACGTGGACGCGCTCTACGACGGAGAGACGCTCTACATCGGCGGCGTGATGGAGCACATCGAGGAGGCGGGCATCCACTCGGGTGACTCGAGCTGCACGCTTCCCCCGATCACGCTCGGTCGTCGCGAGATCGACAGGGTGCGCGAGGCGACGCTGAAGATCGCGGAGGGCATCGGCGTGCGCGGCCTGCTGAACGTGCAGTTCGCCATCGGCGCCGGCGTGCTCTACGTGCTCGAAGCGAACCCGCGTGCGTCCCGCACGGTGCCGTTCGTGTCGAAGGCGCTGGGCATCCCGTTGGCGAAGGCCGCATCCAGGATCATGGTCGGCGCGACCGTCGCCGGGCTGATCGAGGAGGGTCTGCTTCCGCAGCAGGACGGCTCGATCATCCCGATGGACTCGCCGGTCGCCGTCAAGGAGGCCGTGCTGCCGTTCAAGCGCTTCCGCACCAAGGAGGGCAACGTCGTCGACTCGGTCCTCGGCCCGGAGATGCGCTCGACCGGTGAGGTCATGGGCATCGACAAGGACTTCCCGCGCGCGTTCGCCAAGAGCCAGTCGGCCGCGTACGGCGGCATGCCGCTCGGCGGCACGGCGTTCGTGTCGGTCTCCGACCGCGACAAGCGCTCGATCGTGCTTCCGGTGCTTCGCCTGCAGGAGCTCGGCTTCTCGATCCTCGCGACAGAGGGAACGGCGGAGGTCCTGAACCGCAACGGTATCGCCGCCAGCGTCGTGCGCAAGTTCAGCGAGACGGAGAACGTGGATGCGCCATCCATCGTCGACCTGATCAACCGCAACGAGGTGGATGTGGTCATCAACACCCCGAGCGGCCGCTCCGCCCGCGCGGACGGCTACGAGATCCGCGCCGCTGCGGTGGCCGGAGACAAGCCGCTGTTCACCACGATCGCCGAGCTGAGCGCTGCGGTGGCATCGGTGGATGCGATCCGCGAGGGCTTCGACGTCAAGTCGCTGCAGCAGTACGCGATCGAGAGGGCCGCACGCGCGTGA
- the carA gene encoding glutamine-hydrolyzing carbamoyl-phosphate synthase small subunit, with translation MAQATPAVLVLEDGTRYVGRAYGAVGRTFGEAVFSTGMTGYQETLTDPSYAGQIVLMTAPHIGNTGTNDEDMESRQIWVAGYVVREPSRIVSNFRAQRSLDDDLVAQGVVGISGIDTRAVTRHIRSAGAMRSGIFSGEDFDLTDGEQLELVRSTSTMAGTNLSAEVSTPEPFTVPAVGEKVGSVAVLDLGVKKSTLENLAARGLDVHVLPQMVSARDVLELQPSALFFSNGPGDPQASGKHVALLQEVLRAGVPYFGICFGNQLLGRALGLGTYKLPFGHRGINQPVLDKRTGRVEITAQNHGFAVDAPIDGVFDSPAGFGRVEVSHFSLNDNVVEGLNCLDLNAFSVQYHPEAAAGPHDANYLFDRFLDMITARENGATASQGDSE, from the coding sequence GTGGCGCAGGCAACCCCCGCCGTCCTCGTCCTCGAAGACGGAACCCGCTATGTCGGACGGGCGTACGGCGCTGTCGGCCGCACGTTCGGCGAAGCGGTGTTCTCCACCGGCATGACCGGATACCAGGAGACGCTGACCGACCCGAGCTACGCGGGCCAGATCGTCCTGATGACGGCTCCGCACATCGGCAACACGGGCACGAACGACGAAGACATGGAGTCCCGCCAGATCTGGGTCGCCGGCTACGTCGTGCGCGAGCCCAGCCGCATCGTGTCCAACTTCCGCGCCCAGCGCAGCCTCGACGACGACCTGGTCGCCCAGGGCGTCGTCGGCATCAGCGGGATCGACACGCGCGCGGTGACCAGGCACATCCGGTCGGCGGGCGCGATGCGTTCCGGCATCTTCTCCGGCGAGGACTTCGACCTCACCGACGGGGAGCAGCTGGAACTCGTGCGGTCCACCTCGACGATGGCGGGAACCAACCTGTCCGCCGAGGTGTCGACGCCCGAGCCGTTCACGGTCCCCGCGGTCGGCGAGAAGGTCGGCTCCGTCGCCGTTCTCGACCTCGGTGTGAAGAAGTCGACGCTCGAGAACCTCGCAGCGCGCGGCCTCGACGTGCACGTGCTCCCGCAGATGGTGTCGGCCAGGGATGTGCTGGAACTGCAGCCGTCCGCCCTGTTCTTCTCGAACGGGCCAGGTGACCCCCAGGCGTCCGGCAAGCACGTCGCGCTGCTGCAGGAGGTGCTGAGGGCCGGCGTCCCGTACTTCGGCATCTGCTTCGGCAACCAGCTGCTCGGCCGCGCGCTCGGCCTCGGCACGTACAAGCTGCCGTTCGGCCACCGCGGCATCAACCAGCCGGTGCTCGACAAGCGCACCGGCCGGGTGGAGATCACCGCGCAGAACCACGGGTTCGCCGTGGATGCGCCGATCGACGGTGTGTTCGACTCCCCGGCGGGCTTCGGCCGCGTCGAGGTCAGCCACTTCAGCCTCAACGACAACGTGGTGGAGGGGCTCAATTGCCTCGACCTCAACGCGTTCAGCGTGCAGTACCACCCCGAGGCGGCCGCAGGGCCCCACGACGCCAACTACCTCTTCGACCGCTTCCTCGACATGATCACTGCTCGGGAGAACGGCGCAACCGCATCGCAGGGAGACTCCGAGTAA
- a CDS encoding dihydroorotase: MNEKYLIAGATLAGGTRADLLVSGGRIAELGTGLSAAGATVVDADGLLALPGLVDLHTHLREPGYEQSETVLTGTRAAAAGGFTSVFAMANTSPVADTAGVVEQVLSLGDAAGYATVRPIGAVTVGLEGERLAELGAMADSRARVRVFSDDGKCVSDPLLMRRALEYVKAFDGVIAQHAQEPRLTVGAQMNEGALSGELGLAGWPAVAEESIIARDVLLAEHVGSRLHVCHVSTAGSVDVIRWAKARGIDVTAEVTPHHLILTEDLASGYDARYKVNPPLRRSEDVEALRAGLADGTIDIVATDHAPHPVESKDCEWDAAAFGMVGLESALSVVHASVVQNGMLGWADVARVLSHTPARIGRLAGHGQAIEQGAPAEFTLYDPAASRSFSTGDLAGKGINSPYLSMTLPGRVIATFHHGYPTVFDGAVSDAEEVAARARAVAGHYEEALRG, from the coding sequence ATGAACGAGAAGTATCTGATCGCGGGAGCGACGCTCGCAGGCGGCACGCGTGCCGACCTGCTGGTGAGCGGCGGCAGGATCGCGGAGCTGGGCACCGGGCTGTCCGCTGCCGGCGCGACGGTGGTCGATGCGGACGGGCTGCTCGCGCTCCCCGGCCTGGTCGACCTGCACACGCACCTGCGCGAGCCGGGCTACGAGCAGAGTGAGACGGTCCTGACCGGCACCCGCGCTGCGGCGGCCGGCGGCTTCACCTCGGTGTTCGCGATGGCAAACACCTCCCCGGTGGCCGACACGGCCGGTGTGGTCGAGCAGGTGCTGAGCCTGGGCGACGCCGCAGGCTACGCCACGGTGCGCCCGATCGGCGCCGTCACCGTCGGCCTGGAGGGCGAGCGGCTGGCCGAGCTCGGCGCGATGGCAGACTCCCGTGCACGCGTGCGGGTGTTCTCGGACGACGGCAAGTGCGTCTCCGACCCGCTGCTGATGCGCAGGGCGCTCGAATACGTCAAGGCGTTCGACGGCGTCATCGCCCAGCACGCCCAGGAGCCGCGGCTGACCGTCGGCGCGCAGATGAACGAGGGTGCGCTGTCCGGCGAGCTGGGGCTGGCGGGCTGGCCCGCCGTGGCCGAGGAGTCGATCATCGCGCGGGATGTGCTCCTCGCCGAGCACGTCGGCTCCCGCCTGCACGTCTGCCACGTCTCGACCGCCGGTTCCGTCGACGTGATCCGCTGGGCGAAGGCCCGCGGCATCGACGTGACGGCCGAGGTCACCCCGCACCACCTGATCCTCACCGAAGACCTGGCGAGCGGCTACGACGCCCGATACAAGGTGAACCCGCCGCTGCGCCGGTCGGAGGACGTCGAGGCGCTGCGGGCAGGGCTCGCGGACGGCACCATCGACATCGTCGCCACCGACCACGCCCCGCATCCCGTCGAGTCGAAGGACTGCGAGTGGGATGCCGCCGCGTTCGGCATGGTCGGCCTGGAATCCGCGCTCTCGGTGGTGCACGCCTCCGTGGTGCAGAACGGGATGCTCGGCTGGGCAGACGTCGCCCGCGTGCTCTCGCACACCCCGGCGCGCATCGGCAGGCTGGCCGGTCACGGCCAGGCGATCGAGCAGGGGGCTCCCGCGGAGTTCACCCTCTACGACCCCGCTGCCTCCCGGTCGTTCTCCACCGGAGACCTCGCCGGAAAGGGCATCAACTCTCCCTATCTGTCGATGACGCTCCCCGGCCGCGTCATCGCGACCTTCCACCACGGGTACCCGACCGTCTTCGACGGCGCGGTCTCCGACGCGGAGGAGGTCGCCGCCCGCGCGAGGGCGGTCGCCGGACACTACGAGGAGGCACTGCGTGGATAA